DNA sequence from the Sinomonas terrae genome:
CCTCTACGATAGGTGCGTTGTCGCCGACCCCGGGAAGCCATGCGTACCGTTCTCTCCGCACTCTCAGTGCTGCTCGCCGTCGTCCTCACTGCCGTGGCCGTGCCGGCACTGTGGCTTGACCGGAACCTCGTCGACGAGTCGGGATTCGTTCAGCTGCTCTCCCCGATGAGCACCGACAAGCAGCTCCAGTCGACCCTCGTCTCGAATCTGGAGACTGCCGTGCTCTCGGATTCGGGCATCCCCGCGGTGCTCCGACCGGTGGCCGAACAGGCGGTCAAAGGGCTCGCGACGAGCCTCGTCTCGGATCCGGGGTTCCCTCAGGCATGGAGCGACACGCTGCGTGCGAGCCATCAGCTCAACTTCAGTCCTGACAAAGCTTCCGCCAACGCCTTCGAGCTCGAACTCTCCCCAATGGCCGCCCTCATGTCTCGACGGCTTGGAAGTTCGCTGAACGTGAACATCCCGCCTCCGCCCTCGCTTCAGGTCCAGGTGGGAACGGCCCAGCAGCGCTCGTGGTTGACGGGCGCGCAGAACCTCGCCGCGTTGGCCCTCCCGCTGTCCCTCGGGGCGGTCCTCGCGTTCGTGCTCGGTCTGCTCTTCGCACGACGGCGAGGGGTCGCCTTGGCGTGGGCTGGTATTGGTCTGCTGCTGATTGCCGCGCTATATCAAGGGGCAGTCGGCCTTGTCCCTTCCGCAGGATCCGCCCAGGGGAGCACAGGGTCGATGTCATCGGCGTTCGGAGCCCGGGCAGCGGAGCTCGCGGCCTCGAATTTCGAAACGTGGATCTTGGCCGTGGCCATCGGTGGAGCGGTGCTTCTCGTGCTGGGGGCGGTGCTCGGTGCGCTCCGGCGCAGATCGAAGGTTCGGACGGAGTCCACTTGGTGACTCGCTAGCATGGATTCATGACCTTTTCGCCCGTCTCCCTGTCCATGCCTACGGTTCCGCGCCGCCGCCGGACGCCCGAGGACGTGGCTGCCGCAGCTGCGGTTGTGGAGGAGAAGCGGGTTCTGCTCGCAGCGCCACGCGGATATTGCGCTGGTGTGGACCGCGCCGTCATTGCAGTTGAGAAGGCCCTCGAGCACTACGGACCGCCGGTCTACGTTCGCAAGCAGATCGTCCACAACCGGCACGTCGTCGAAACGCTCGAGGAGCGGGGTGCGATCTTCGTCGATGAGACGGACGAGGTTCCCGAGGGTTCCCTCGTCGTCTTTTCGGCGCACGGCGTGAGTCCCGCTGTTGTGCGTTCCGCTGAGGAGCGCGGATTGCGGACTATCGACGCCACCTGCCCTCTCGTCACGAAGGTCCACCGCGAGGCCGTACGGTTCGCGAAGGGCAACTACGAGATCCTCCTCATCGGCCACGTGGGCCATGAAGAGGTCGAGGGCACGTTCGGCGAGGCACCGGAACACACGCAGATCGTCAATTCGCCCGAGGAGGCGGACACGATCGAGGTTCGCGACCCGGACCGTCTCATCTGGCTCTCACAAACCACCCTTTCCGTCGACGAGACGATGGAGACCGTCCGTCGCCTGCGCGAGCGTTTCCCGAACCTCCAGGATCCGCCGAGCGACGACATCTGCTATGCGACCTCGAACCGACAGGCGGCCATTAAGAAGATCGCGCCTCAAGCGGATCTTGTGATTGTGGTGGGCTCGGCAAACTCGTCAAATTCAGTTCGGCTCGTCGAGGTCGCCCTCGAATACGGCGCAAAGAAGGCCCATCGCGTCGATTTCGCCAACGAGGTCGACGAGTCTTGGTTCGAGGGAGTGGCCACGATCGGAGTGACCTCAGGAGCGTCCGTGCCTGAGGTGCTCGTCCAGGACGTCCTTCGGCTCGCGGCTGACTATGGTTACGCCACAGTCGAGGAAGTCGTGACGGCCGAGGAGGACATTCTGTTCTCTCTCCCCAAGGAGCTCCGCGCGACGCTCAAGGAAGCAGGCGACGGCAGCCGAGGCCTCGGCGGACGCGGCCAGCGCCCTACGAGCTAGCGGGCTACCCTGCCTGGGAGAGCTCGTCGAGTAGCTCGCCGGCGCTCAGCACTCTCGGGGTGCTCGCGAGGGGAGCAAGCTCCGGTAGCGTCTCCGGTGCGCCGGGATCGAGAGCACTGATTCTCCGCGCTGTCGGCAGCACCCGCGATTCGAGGGCGCCGAGGAAGGCGTTGTAACGCTCGACTGAGGACTTGAGCGACGTCCCGAGCTTCGCGACATGACCCCCCATCGTGCCCAGCCTGCTGTAGAGCTGCTGGGACAGCTCGAACAGTTCGCGTGCGTTCTCTGTCAGCAGTTCTTGCCTCCAACCGAACGCGACGCCCTTCAAGAGGGCGATCAACGTCGCGGGCGAGGCGAGCGCCACGTTTCGGGAGAACGCATAGTCGAGAAGCGCGGGATCCTCGATGAGGGCTTCTGCGAGGAAGGACTCGGCAGGCAGGAAGCACACGACGAGCTCGGGGCTCGCGCCGACCGACTCCCAGTACTTCTTGGTGCCGAGCACATCCACATGGGACCGCAGCGCCTTCGCATGATCGGCAAGGTGCCGCCTC
Encoded proteins:
- a CDS encoding 4-hydroxy-3-methylbut-2-enyl diphosphate reductase translates to MTFSPVSLSMPTVPRRRRTPEDVAAAAAVVEEKRVLLAAPRGYCAGVDRAVIAVEKALEHYGPPVYVRKQIVHNRHVVETLEERGAIFVDETDEVPEGSLVVFSAHGVSPAVVRSAEERGLRTIDATCPLVTKVHREAVRFAKGNYEILLIGHVGHEEVEGTFGEAPEHTQIVNSPEEADTIEVRDPDRLIWLSQTTLSVDETMETVRRLRERFPNLQDPPSDDICYATSNRQAAIKKIAPQADLVIVVGSANSSNSVRLVEVALEYGAKKAHRVDFANEVDESWFEGVATIGVTSGASVPEVLVQDVLRLAADYGYATVEEVVTAEEDILFSLPKELRATLKEAGDGSRGLGGRGQRPTS